One genomic region from Reichenbachiella ulvae encodes:
- a CDS encoding Lrp/AsnC ligand binding domain-containing protein → MPKNYEIDEVDLKILSHLMQDAKTPYTEIAKKVYVSGGTVHVRMKKLEEMGVVKGTTLQLDYAKLGFDVTCFLGVYLQRSSLYDQVVTELKQIPEIVRIHYTTGNYNIFIKIHCRDTNHLREVLHDKIQKVEGIERTETFISLDESMSRPIQLS, encoded by the coding sequence ATGCCGAAAAATTATGAAATTGATGAAGTGGATTTGAAAATCCTCTCTCACTTGATGCAGGACGCAAAAACTCCCTACACTGAGATAGCCAAAAAGGTCTATGTATCAGGCGGAACCGTACATGTCCGTATGAAGAAGCTCGAGGAAATGGGGGTGGTCAAAGGGACAACCCTACAACTTGATTATGCCAAACTGGGCTTTGATGTCACTTGTTTTCTAGGTGTATATCTACAAAGAAGCTCCTTATATGATCAGGTAGTAACTGAGCTCAAACAAATTCCTGAAATAGTAAGGATCCATTATACCACAGGTAATTATAATATTTTCATCAAGATACATTGTAGAGATACCAATCACCTAAGAGAAGTCCTGCACGACAAAATCCAAAAGGTAGAAGGAATCGAAAGAACAGAGACTTTTATCTCTTTGGACGAAAGTATGAGTCGCCCGATTCAACTTTCTTAA
- a CDS encoding acetyl-CoA carboxylase biotin carboxyl carrier protein subunit yields the protein MKKITIHKSTIELESVDGAFVINGQRHEPNLVKNPDGSLHMLLGQHSFTIDIVSSDPKTKQVSLLIDGRPLEVNMKDELDLALEKIGFDASHLNKENEIKAPMPGTILGLMVKEGDEVKEGDTLLILEAMKMENVIKSPTDGTVQSLLVQKGDAVEKGKILLIF from the coding sequence ATGAAGAAAATTACTATCCATAAAAGCACCATAGAACTGGAGTCAGTCGATGGTGCTTTTGTCATTAATGGCCAAAGGCATGAGCCCAATCTGGTGAAAAACCCAGATGGAAGCCTCCATATGTTACTAGGCCAACACTCCTTTACAATTGATATTGTCAGCTCTGATCCTAAAACCAAACAGGTTAGCCTCCTGATTGATGGGCGTCCCCTGGAAGTCAATATGAAGGACGAACTGGATTTAGCTCTTGAAAAAATTGGTTTTGACGCTAGTCATCTCAATAAAGAAAATGAAATCAAGGCACCAATGCCAGGTACCATCCTGGGTTTAATGGTAAAAGAAGGAGATGAAGTAAAGGAGGGAGACACACTATTGATATTGGAAGCCATGAAAATGGAAAATGTAATCAAAAGCCCAACTGACGGGACAGTCCAAAGCCTATTGGTTCAGAAAGGAGATGCAGTAGAAAAAGGCAAAATTTTATTGATCTTTTAA
- the pyrH gene encoding UMP kinase translates to MKYKRILLKLSGEALMGNNQYGIDASRLEQYVEDIKQVHEQNVEIAIVIGGGNIFRGVQAESSGIDRVQGDYMGMLATVINAMALQSALEKAGLYTRLMSGIKIEEVCEPFIKRRAVRHLEKGRIVIFGAGIGNPYFTTDSTASLRAIEVEADVVLKGTRVDGVYTADPEKDPSATRYTNISFQEVYEKGLNVMDMTAFTLCQENKLPIIVFDMNKKGNLKNIVQGEDVGTLIA, encoded by the coding sequence ATGAAGTACAAAAGAATTTTATTGAAGCTAAGCGGCGAGGCATTGATGGGTAACAATCAATACGGAATTGATGCTTCTAGGCTAGAACAGTATGTCGAGGACATCAAACAAGTTCACGAACAAAATGTAGAAATTGCCATCGTGATAGGTGGAGGAAATATCTTCCGTGGTGTTCAGGCCGAAAGCTCAGGTATCGACCGAGTACAAGGTGACTACATGGGTATGCTCGCCACAGTGATCAACGCCATGGCACTTCAGTCAGCTTTGGAAAAAGCAGGACTATACACCAGGCTCATGTCCGGAATCAAGATTGAAGAAGTGTGTGAGCCATTCATCAAAAGACGTGCGGTACGTCACTTAGAAAAAGGCAGAATAGTGATTTTTGGGGCGGGTATTGGTAACCCTTACTTCACCACAGACTCTACTGCCAGCTTGAGAGCGATCGAAGTAGAAGCCGATGTGGTACTAAAAGGAACGAGAGTAGATGGCGTCTATACAGCTGATCCAGAAAAAGATCCAAGTGCTACCCGTTATACCAATATTAGTTTTCAGGAGGTGTATGAGAAAGGCCTTAATGTAATGGACATGACTGCCTTCACTCTTTGTCAGGAAAACAAACTGCCAATCATCGTCTTTGATATGAACAAAAAAGGCAACTTGAAGAACATCGTACAAGGCGAGGATGTTGGTACTCTAATTGCTTAA
- the frr gene encoding ribosome recycling factor: MEEIEMFLEEAKELMDKSVTHCHQELTKIRAGKAMPNMLDGLMVDYYGSPTPINQVASITTPDARTLSVKPWEKNMIGEIERAIINSDLGLNPQNDGEQVRINIPPLTEERRKDLVKQVKAEGENGKVSIRNVRKDTNDSLKKLLKDGVSEDAVKDAEAEVQKLTDSHVVKIDQLISDKEEDIMTI, from the coding sequence ATGGAAGAGATCGAAATGTTTTTGGAAGAAGCCAAAGAACTAATGGATAAATCCGTAACCCATTGCCATCAAGAATTGACTAAAATCCGAGCAGGTAAGGCTATGCCAAATATGCTGGACGGTTTGATGGTGGACTATTACGGCAGTCCTACACCGATCAATCAGGTGGCATCTATCACTACTCCTGATGCGAGAACTTTATCTGTCAAGCCATGGGAGAAAAATATGATTGGTGAAATTGAAAGAGCCATTATCAACAGTGATCTAGGTCTAAACCCTCAAAATGATGGAGAACAAGTAAGAATTAACATTCCTCCATTGACAGAAGAGAGAAGAAAAGATTTGGTGAAACAGGTAAAAGCTGAAGGCGAAAACGGAAAAGTGAGTATTCGCAATGTCCGTAAAGACACCAATGACTCTCTGAAAAAACTCTTAAAAGATGGGGTTTCTGAAGATGCTGTAAAAGACGCCGAAGCAGAAGTACAAAAATTGACTGATAGCCACGTGGTAAAAATCGATCAATTGATCTCGGACAAGGAAGAAGACATCATGACCATCTAA
- the nadD gene encoding nicotinate (nicotinamide) nucleotide adenylyltransferase yields MSVKKKVGLFFGSFNPIHIGHMIIAQAVVDSGRVDELWFVVSPQNPFKKNNSLLHEFDRLDLVNAAIQDQPQMKASDIEFNLPKPSYTATTLAVLAEKHPQNEFKLIIGEDNLTHFHKWKNYEEILEHHRLIVYPRPNVQKPKINFEDHAEMIEAPMLHISATFIRDSIKNDNSIKYLVPTEVEFLIKSRKFYQ; encoded by the coding sequence ATGAGCGTAAAAAAGAAGGTAGGTCTTTTTTTTGGATCCTTTAATCCCATACATATTGGGCATATGATAATAGCTCAAGCTGTGGTGGATTCTGGTCGGGTGGATGAATTGTGGTTTGTAGTCAGCCCTCAGAATCCATTCAAGAAAAATAACAGCCTTTTACATGAATTTGACCGACTGGATTTGGTGAATGCAGCGATTCAGGATCAACCACAGATGAAGGCTTCAGATATTGAGTTCAACCTTCCTAAACCAAGTTACACGGCAACTACTCTAGCTGTATTAGCTGAAAAACACCCTCAGAATGAGTTTAAGTTGATTATTGGAGAAGATAATCTGACTCATTTTCATAAGTGGAAAAATTACGAGGAGATACTGGAGCATCATCGATTAATAGTCTACCCAAGACCTAATGTGCAAAAGCCTAAAATCAATTTTGAGGATCATGCTGAAATGATAGAAGCGCCTATGCTGCATATATCAGCGACTTTTATCCGAGATTCTATCAAAAATGATAATTCGATCAAATATTTGGTGCCAACAGAAGTTGAATTTCTGATCAAAAGCAGGAAGTTTTATCAATAA
- the gmk gene encoding guanylate kinase, which produces MHQGKAIIFSAPSGSGKTTIVKYLLSQFPELSFSISASTRDKRGRTETDGKDYYFLSPEQFKDKIDKDEFIEWEEVYEGNFYGTLKSEIERIWSNGQHVIFDVDVKGGLNLKQYFGDKALAIFVKVPDMSVLAERLKDRGTEDEKSLSRRLFKANFEMSFENKFDMTIVNEDLDESFEKSEKVVKEFLTS; this is translated from the coding sequence ATGCATCAAGGCAAAGCCATTATTTTTTCCGCTCCATCTGGATCTGGAAAAACCACTATCGTAAAATATCTATTGAGCCAATTTCCGGAATTGTCATTTAGTATTTCAGCCTCTACCCGTGACAAAAGAGGGCGTACCGAAACAGACGGTAAAGACTATTATTTCTTATCTCCAGAACAATTCAAAGATAAAATTGACAAGGATGAATTTATAGAGTGGGAAGAAGTGTACGAAGGGAATTTTTATGGTACGCTCAAGTCAGAGATTGAAAGAATTTGGTCAAATGGCCAGCATGTGATATTTGATGTTGATGTGAAGGGAGGTCTCAATCTGAAGCAATACTTTGGTGATAAGGCTTTGGCGATTTTCGTGAAGGTGCCTGATATGTCGGTATTGGCAGAACGTCTCAAGGACCGTGGTACAGAAGATGAAAAAAGTTTAAGTCGTAGACTTTTCAAGGCGAACTTTGAAATGTCTTTTGAAAATAAGTTTGACATGACGATTGTCAACGAAGACCTGGACGAGTCTTTCGAAAAAAGTGAAAAAGTAGTCAAAGAGTTTCTGACTTCATGA
- a CDS encoding zf-HC2 domain-containing protein, with the protein MGVKKLINNVRFKTGMANCAEYMDLIHDVIDDQATPDQEVYLRRHLKMCLKCVDHLNLEQELKMAIKQKIVDRAVPSDLAESIRTKIENTTL; encoded by the coding sequence GTGGGAGTAAAGAAATTAATCAACAACGTAAGATTCAAAACAGGAATGGCAAATTGTGCAGAATATATGGATCTCATTCATGATGTGATTGATGACCAAGCCACGCCTGATCAGGAAGTATATTTGAGAAGGCATCTCAAAATGTGTTTAAAATGTGTAGATCACCTAAATTTGGAGCAAGAATTGAAAATGGCCATCAAACAAAAAATCGTCGATCGAGCGGTTCCGTCTGATCTGGCTGAATCTATCAGAACTAAAATAGAGAATACAACGCTCTAA
- a CDS encoding sigma-70 family RNA polymerase sigma factor, with the protein MEEDHTGKQEYSEKESKQLFEAEFMPHLGALYNFAFKLTYDEDDSKDLVQDTFMKAYRFINSFQRGTNAKAWLFRILKNSFINDYRKKSKQPAKVDYQEVEGFYNSKDTDKPATTTDLRVDMVKNMIGDEITNALNSLDVDFRTVIILCDLEGFTYEEMSKILDVPIGTVRSRIHRARNLLKERLSTYAAKMGY; encoded by the coding sequence ATGGAAGAGGATCACACGGGAAAACAAGAGTACTCAGAGAAAGAAAGTAAACAACTCTTTGAGGCAGAGTTTATGCCTCATCTGGGTGCACTTTATAATTTTGCTTTCAAATTGACCTATGATGAGGACGACTCCAAAGATTTGGTTCAGGACACCTTTATGAAAGCTTATAGGTTTATTAATTCTTTTCAGCGTGGAACTAATGCCAAGGCATGGTTGTTTCGAATATTGAAAAACAGCTTCATCAATGATTATCGCAAGAAAAGTAAGCAGCCAGCGAAGGTAGATTATCAGGAGGTTGAAGGTTTTTATAATTCTAAGGATACGGATAAACCAGCAACAACTACCGATCTCAGAGTGGATATGGTTAAGAATATGATTGGTGATGAAATCACAAATGCACTAAATAGCTTAGATGTGGATTTCAGAACAGTGATTATATTGTGTGATTTAGAAGGGTTTACCTACGAGGAGATGTCCAAAATCTTGGATGTACCTATAGGTACGGTTCGGTCCCGAATACATCGGGCAAGAAATTTGTTGAAGGAAAGGCTGTCGACATATGCGGCAAAAATGGGTTATTAG